A stretch of Acidovorax sp. RAC01 DNA encodes these proteins:
- a CDS encoding cyanophycin metabolism-associated DUF1854 family protein — MSTATSTPSPRHPVAVQMVRNAHGRLVLVLADGSRHEGVTPVRAFPIAAPAEGLSLIGQDGHELLWLDHLDQLPADARQLVEEELQVREFVPTIEKIVAVSSFSTPSTWDVQTDRGPARLVLKAEEDIRRLGGRTRLLIAGGDGVQFRIADTTALDRQSRRILERFL; from the coding sequence ATGTCCACAGCCACGTCTACCCCTTCGCCTCGCCACCCGGTGGCCGTTCAGATGGTGCGCAATGCCCACGGCCGGCTGGTACTTGTGCTGGCCGACGGCTCCCGCCACGAAGGGGTGACGCCGGTTCGCGCGTTCCCGATTGCTGCGCCGGCCGAAGGGCTGTCACTCATCGGGCAGGATGGTCACGAGCTGCTGTGGCTCGACCACCTCGACCAGCTGCCCGCTGACGCGCGCCAGCTGGTGGAAGAAGAGCTGCAGGTACGCGAGTTTGTGCCCACTATCGAAAAAATCGTTGCGGTATCTAGCTTCTCGACCCCGAGTACCTGGGACGTGCAGACCGATCGGGGCCCGGCCCGCCTGGTGCTGAAAGCCGAGGAAGACATTCGCCGGCTGGGCGGGCGCACGCGCCTGCTGATTGCCGGGGGCGATGGTGTGCAATTTCGCATTGCCGACACCACGGCGCTGGACCGGCAGTCGCGCCGGATCCTGGAGCGCTTTCTCTGA
- a CDS encoding EF-hand domain-containing protein: MPSVLFHPIAVWAVALLGPAWAQASAPTPAQPPAASSSPSKGEVKAMRDFRMLDMNGDGRLSRTEVVLFPRLSAAFDDADTDRDQHVSYEEVRAFAAKYRAERERSKAAAHNAGSGVQ; this comes from the coding sequence TTGCCAAGCGTTCTTTTTCATCCAATAGCTGTGTGGGCCGTGGCACTGCTGGGCCCGGCGTGGGCCCAGGCTTCAGCGCCCACGCCGGCACAGCCCCCTGCGGCCAGCTCCAGCCCCTCCAAAGGCGAGGTCAAGGCAATGCGCGATTTCCGCATGCTGGACATGAATGGCGACGGAAGGCTCAGCCGAACCGAGGTGGTGCTGTTTCCACGGCTTTCTGCTGCGTTTGACGACGCGGACACGGATCGGGATCAGCATGTGTCGTACGAGGAAGTCCGCGCCTTTGCCGCCAAGTACCGGGCCGAACGTGAGCGCAGCAAGGCAGCAGCGCACAACGCCGGTAGCGGTGTGCAGTGA
- a CDS encoding 5'-nucleotidase yields MAVTLNDKLVVAISSRALFNFEEENLLFESGDEEAYMRHQLALVHQPARAGVAFSLVRKLLAFNTPDAQRVEVVMLSRNDPASGMRVFASAQAAGMRVERGVFTRGRDPFAYLRPLGAHLFLSANEADVRQALSIGFPAARVMTDSTPAGDRFPNEVRIAFDGDAVLFSDEAERVYQEAGLPAFQENEVDKARMPLAGGPFKPLLAALHRLQKGAHASHTMRVRTALVTARSAPAHERAIRTLLDWGISVDEAMFLGGLEKGPFLREFEPDFFFDDQTGHVTSAARHVPAGHVSSGISNVPDPGKG; encoded by the coding sequence ATGGCAGTGACACTCAACGACAAGCTGGTGGTCGCGATCTCCTCGCGGGCCCTGTTCAATTTCGAAGAAGAAAACCTGCTCTTCGAATCGGGGGACGAAGAGGCCTACATGCGCCACCAGCTTGCGCTGGTGCACCAGCCGGCCCGCGCAGGCGTCGCGTTTTCGCTGGTGCGCAAGCTGCTGGCCTTCAACACACCCGATGCCCAGCGGGTGGAAGTGGTCATGCTGTCGCGTAACGACCCGGCCAGCGGCATGCGCGTGTTTGCATCGGCCCAGGCTGCCGGCATGCGGGTGGAGCGCGGCGTGTTCACGCGCGGGCGCGATCCGTTTGCCTACCTGCGGCCTTTGGGCGCGCACCTGTTCCTGTCTGCCAACGAGGCGGATGTACGGCAGGCGCTGTCGATCGGCTTCCCCGCCGCCCGCGTGATGACGGACTCCACGCCTGCGGGCGACCGTTTTCCGAACGAGGTGCGCATTGCCTTTGACGGCGACGCCGTGCTCTTCTCTGACGAAGCCGAGAGGGTGTACCAGGAGGCGGGCCTGCCAGCGTTTCAGGAAAACGAAGTCGACAAGGCCCGGATGCCACTGGCGGGCGGCCCGTTCAAACCATTGCTGGCTGCCCTGCACCGGCTGCAGAAGGGCGCCCACGCTTCGCACACCATGCGCGTGCGCACGGCGCTGGTCACGGCCCGAAGTGCCCCGGCACACGAACGCGCCATTCGCACGCTGCTCGACTGGGGCATCAGCGTGGATGAGGCGATGTTTCTGGGGGGCCTGGAGAAAGGGCCTTTCCTGAGGGAGTTCGAGCCCGACTTCTTTTTCGACGACCAGACGGGCCACGTCACGTCCGCCGCACGGCATGTGCCGGCAGGGCATGTAAGCAGCGGGATATCCAACGTGCCCGATCCTGGAAAGGGCTGA
- the gspF gene encoding type II secretion system inner membrane protein GspF produces MPAFSFEALDAQGQTRKGLVEADTAKAARSMLRAQALVPLSVEPIQTGRSMDGTSASLGQRLFTRPVFNATGLAIWTRQIAGLVSSGLPLERALTALSDEADDERQRNLVAALRSEVNAGSTFARALSQHPREFSDIYCAVIGAGEHSGNLGLVLERLADDLEERQALKAKLVGAALYPAIVTLVAIVIVLFLVGYVVPQVASVFAGTKRALPFLTTAMLGLSALVRSYGWAMLIVVVLGAMGLRWALTKPAFRERFDAAWLNLPLVGKLARGYNAARFAGTLAMLAGAGVPILKALQAAAETLNNRALRADALDALVLVREGAPLASALAQKKRFPGLLSMFARLGEQTGQLPLMLQRAARQLSTEVQRRAMQLATILEPLLIVGMGLIVMLIVLAVLLPIIQLNQFVK; encoded by the coding sequence ATGCCCGCCTTTTCTTTTGAAGCCCTGGATGCCCAGGGCCAGACCCGCAAGGGCCTTGTGGAGGCCGACACCGCGAAGGCAGCGCGCAGCATGCTGCGCGCGCAGGCGCTGGTGCCGCTGTCGGTGGAACCGATCCAGACAGGGCGGTCCATGGACGGCACCAGTGCCAGCCTGGGCCAGCGGCTGTTCACCCGGCCGGTGTTCAACGCCACGGGCCTGGCCATCTGGACGCGGCAGATCGCCGGGCTGGTGTCGTCGGGCCTGCCGCTGGAGCGCGCGCTCACGGCCCTGTCTGACGAGGCCGACGACGAACGCCAGCGCAACCTGGTGGCGGCGTTGCGCTCGGAGGTCAACGCCGGCTCGACCTTTGCGCGAGCGCTTTCGCAGCACCCGCGCGAGTTCTCGGACATCTACTGCGCGGTGATTGGCGCGGGCGAACACAGCGGGAACCTGGGGCTCGTGCTGGAGCGTCTGGCAGACGACCTCGAAGAACGCCAGGCCCTCAAGGCCAAGCTGGTGGGCGCGGCCCTGTACCCCGCCATCGTCACCCTGGTGGCCATCGTGATCGTGCTGTTTCTGGTGGGCTACGTGGTGCCGCAGGTGGCCAGCGTGTTTGCCGGCACGAAGCGCGCGCTGCCGTTCCTGACCACGGCCATGCTGGGTCTGAGTGCACTGGTGCGCAGCTACGGCTGGGCCATGCTGATCGTGGTCGTGCTCGGTGCGATGGGTCTGCGGTGGGCGCTGACCAAGCCAGCCTTTCGCGAGCGTTTTGACGCGGCCTGGCTCAACCTTCCGCTGGTGGGCAAACTGGCCCGCGGCTACAACGCCGCCCGCTTTGCCGGCACGCTGGCCATGCTGGCCGGTGCCGGTGTGCCCATCCTGAAAGCGCTGCAGGCCGCGGCCGAGACGCTCAACAACCGGGCACTGCGTGCCGATGCGCTGGATGCTCTGGTGCTGGTGCGGGAGGGCGCACCGCTGGCGTCTGCCCTGGCCCAGAAAAAGCGCTTCCCGGGGTTGCTGTCGATGTTTGCTCGCCTGGGCGAGCAGACGGGGCAGCTGCCGCTGATGCTACAGCGTGCGGCCCGCCAGCTTTCCACCGAGGTACAGCGCCGCGCCATGCAGCTGGCGACCATTCTCGAGCCGCTGCTCATCGTGGGCATGGGCCTCATCGTGATGCTGATCGTGCTGGCGGTTCTGCTGCCCATCATCCAGCTCAACCAGTTCGTGAAATGA
- a CDS encoding SDR family NAD(P)-dependent oxidoreductase, which produces MLNGKVALVTGASSGIGRAIALVWAREGAKVVVSDVNVAEGEETASLVSAAGGDAIFVKADVGNPADCEALVQHTVAHYGRLDVACNNAGIGGPQAPTADYPLEGWAQVISINLSGVFYGMKYQIAAMLQSGGGSIVNVASILGAVGFAGAPAYTAAKHGVVGLTKAAAMEYSAHGVRVNAVGPAFIHTPMIAGLEQDAGVHAMLVGAHPIGRLGQPEEVAELVAWLASPKASFVTGAYYPVDGGYLAR; this is translated from the coding sequence ATGCTGAATGGCAAAGTGGCGCTGGTAACGGGAGCGTCGTCGGGGATCGGGCGCGCCATTGCGCTGGTGTGGGCGCGTGAGGGTGCCAAGGTCGTCGTGTCCGATGTGAATGTTGCCGAGGGCGAAGAAACCGCGTCCCTGGTCAGTGCGGCCGGTGGCGATGCCATTTTCGTCAAGGCCGATGTCGGCAACCCGGCCGACTGCGAAGCGCTGGTGCAGCACACCGTGGCCCACTACGGACGGCTGGATGTGGCCTGTAACAACGCCGGCATCGGTGGCCCGCAGGCGCCTACGGCCGATTACCCGCTGGAGGGCTGGGCCCAGGTCATCAGTATCAATTTGTCGGGCGTGTTCTACGGCATGAAGTACCAGATTGCCGCGATGCTCCAGAGCGGCGGCGGGTCCATCGTCAACGTGGCCTCCATCCTGGGGGCTGTGGGTTTTGCCGGCGCACCTGCCTACACGGCAGCCAAGCATGGCGTGGTCGGGCTGACCAAGGCCGCAGCCATGGAATACAGCGCCCACGGAGTCCGCGTGAATGCCGTCGGCCCGGCCTTCATCCACACACCCATGATTGCCGGGCTGGAGCAGGACGCTGGCGTCCATGCCATGCTGGTGGGCGCGCACCCCATCGGGCGGCTGGGCCAGCCGGAGGAAGTGGCCGAGCTGGTGGCCTGGCTGGCGTCTCCCAAGGCGTCGTTTGTCACAGGCGCGTACTACCCGGTCGACGGCGGTTATCTGGCGCGCTGA
- a CDS encoding LLM class flavin-dependent oxidoreductase: MTDFPQRTSLSMLDLVAVREDGTVADALQIALRTAQHAERLGFARYWLAEHHNMAGIASSATAVLIGHIAGGTSRIRVGSGGVMLPNHAPLVVAEAFGTLAELYPGRIDLGLGRAPGTDPATMRALRRSQVETADDFPQDVAELQRLLAPAEPGQRLIAMPGAGTNVPIWLLGSSLFSAQLAAERGLPYAFASHFAPRMLHQALALYRSLYRPSAAWPRPYVAIGVPLIAAPSDDEAEYLASSTHQRVLGILTGDRRRLLPPVEHFNARLQPQERAAISDFLAAAVIGGPDTVRDGMARLIDATGADELMLVSDVYDPALRLRSLDIAAQAHAELTAGAHATAV, translated from the coding sequence ATGACCGACTTTCCCCAACGCACCTCCCTTTCCATGCTCGATCTGGTGGCCGTCCGCGAAGACGGCACAGTGGCCGACGCCCTGCAGATCGCACTGCGTACGGCGCAGCACGCCGAACGGCTCGGCTTTGCCCGCTACTGGCTGGCCGAGCACCACAACATGGCGGGTATTGCCAGCTCGGCCACGGCCGTGCTGATAGGCCACATCGCCGGCGGTACTTCGCGCATCCGCGTGGGCTCGGGCGGTGTGATGCTGCCCAACCACGCGCCGCTGGTGGTGGCCGAGGCCTTTGGCACGCTGGCCGAGCTGTACCCCGGGCGCATCGATCTGGGGCTGGGCCGTGCGCCGGGCACCGACCCCGCCACCATGCGCGCGCTGCGCCGCAGCCAGGTGGAGACGGCCGACGACTTCCCGCAGGATGTGGCCGAATTGCAGCGCCTGCTGGCGCCGGCCGAGCCAGGCCAGCGGCTGATTGCGATGCCTGGAGCCGGCACCAACGTGCCCATCTGGCTGCTGGGCTCCAGCCTGTTCTCGGCCCAGCTGGCCGCCGAGCGCGGCCTGCCCTATGCGTTTGCTTCGCACTTTGCTCCGCGGATGCTGCACCAGGCCCTGGCGCTGTACCGCAGCCTGTACCGCCCGTCGGCCGCGTGGCCCCGGCCCTATGTGGCGATCGGGGTGCCGCTGATTGCGGCGCCCTCCGACGACGAGGCCGAGTACCTGGCCAGCAGCACGCACCAGCGTGTGCTGGGCATCCTGACGGGCGACCGGCGGCGCTTGCTGCCACCGGTCGAGCATTTCAACGCCCGCCTGCAGCCGCAGGAACGTGCTGCGATCAGCGACTTTCTGGCTGCAGCCGTGATCGGCGGGCCGGACACCGTGCGCGACGGCATGGCGCGGCTCATCGACGCGACGGGCGCCGACGAACTGATGCTGGTAAGCGACGTGTACGACCCGGCGCTGCGCCTGCGCTCGCTCGACATTGCAGCGCAGGCACACGCCGAACTGACAGCGGGCGCGCACGCCACGGCAGTCTGA
- a CDS encoding M48 family metallopeptidase, with translation MSAVSPVWAQFDLGRMLEAGKDLAKSESLTDEEVKSAFDQMAADMDRQNRVAPAGSAYANRLSKLTSGLGTHDGLKMNFKVYETPEINAFAMANGTIRVYSGLMDKFTDDEVRYVIGHEIGHVKKGHSKARIQAALRTSALRNAVASSNSKAGAIASSQLGDLFEKVVRAQHSQGNEREADDYAMGLMKAKRYDPKACVTALEKLAALSGSDASSFLSTHPSPKDRAERMKTQVA, from the coding sequence GTGAGTGCCGTCTCGCCCGTGTGGGCCCAGTTTGACCTCGGGCGCATGCTGGAGGCCGGCAAGGACCTTGCCAAATCCGAATCCTTGACCGATGAGGAAGTGAAGAGCGCCTTTGACCAGATGGCTGCAGACATGGACCGGCAAAACCGCGTAGCGCCTGCGGGCAGCGCCTATGCCAATCGCCTGAGCAAGCTCACTTCGGGCCTGGGCACCCATGATGGCCTCAAGATGAATTTCAAGGTCTACGAGACGCCCGAGATCAACGCGTTCGCGATGGCCAACGGCACCATCCGCGTGTATTCGGGCCTGATGGACAAGTTCACCGACGACGAGGTCCGCTATGTGATTGGCCACGAAATCGGCCATGTCAAAAAGGGCCATAGCAAGGCCCGTATCCAGGCAGCATTGCGTACCAGCGCCCTGCGCAACGCCGTGGCCTCCAGCAACAGCAAGGCTGGTGCCATTGCGAGCTCGCAGCTTGGCGATCTGTTCGAGAAGGTGGTGCGCGCTCAGCATTCGCAAGGCAATGAGCGCGAGGCGGACGACTACGCCATGGGCCTCATGAAAGCCAAGCGCTATGACCCCAAAGCCTGCGTGACGGCCCTTGAAAAGCTGGCCGCCCTGTCGGGCAGCGATGCGAGCAGTTTCCTTTCCACCCATCCGTCGCCCAAGGACCGGGCGGAACGAATGAAGACGCAGGTGGCTTGA
- the ruvC gene encoding crossover junction endodeoxyribonuclease RuvC, producing the protein MRILGIDPGLQTTGFGVVDMDGHKLSYVASGTIRTTTLALGDLPGRLKILFDGITEVAARYEPDVASVEIVFVNVNPQSTLLLGQARGACITALVASNLPVAEYTALQMKKAVVGHGRAAKSQVQEMVRRLLSLPGLPGTDAADGLGMAITHAHAGAAMGRLGEAATLNRRQHAMYKGGRSY; encoded by the coding sequence ATGCGAATTCTAGGCATCGACCCTGGCCTGCAGACTACCGGCTTCGGCGTGGTGGACATGGACGGCCACAAGCTCAGCTACGTGGCCAGCGGCACCATCCGCACCACCACGCTGGCGCTGGGCGACCTGCCCGGGCGCCTGAAGATCCTGTTCGACGGCATTACCGAGGTAGCCGCGCGCTACGAGCCCGACGTGGCCTCGGTCGAGATCGTGTTCGTCAACGTCAACCCCCAGTCCACCCTGCTGCTGGGCCAGGCGCGCGGCGCGTGCATCACCGCCCTGGTGGCCAGCAACCTGCCCGTGGCCGAATACACCGCGCTGCAGATGAAAAAAGCCGTGGTCGGCCACGGCCGCGCCGCCAAGAGCCAGGTGCAGGAGATGGTGCGCCGCCTGCTCAGTCTGCCCGGCCTGCCCGGCACCGATGCCGCCGACGGCCTGGGCATGGCCATCACCCACGCCCATGCCGGTGCTGCCATGGGGCGGCTGGGCGAGGCCGCCACGCTGAACCGGCGGCAGCATGCGATGTACAAAGGCGGGCGCAGTTACTGA
- a CDS encoding phosphatidate cytidylyltransferase — protein MNSFLRDLTATQQVGALFVVVFGILSIVTTWAFVRTLREHHGDDPDAEAQALEARRFWGLLKTSWGMATVFWVGWVLGDTVATVLFAIVAFFALREFITLSPTRRGDHRSLVLAFFAVLPLQFWIVGSKMFDLFTVFIPVYVFLALPVVSALANDPERFLERNAKLQWGIMVCVYGMSHVPALLLLDFPGYRDKGAFLVFFLVFVVQTCMVVQHLLGRRFTQKPVAPNVSQSFQWASWAAGVAAGGLAGTLLTFITPFKPGQALGMALLACLAGSLGHLVMKALKRDRGITSWGMQGMSVTGAGGLLDRVDALCFAAPVFFHSVRWYFGL, from the coding sequence ATGAACAGTTTCCTGCGCGACCTGACCGCGACCCAGCAGGTGGGCGCCTTGTTTGTGGTGGTGTTCGGCATCCTTTCCATCGTGACCACCTGGGCGTTTGTGCGCACGCTGCGCGAGCACCACGGCGACGACCCGGATGCCGAGGCACAGGCACTGGAGGCCCGGCGCTTCTGGGGCCTGCTCAAGACGTCCTGGGGCATGGCCACCGTGTTCTGGGTGGGCTGGGTGCTGGGCGACACGGTGGCCACGGTGCTGTTTGCCATCGTGGCATTTTTTGCGCTGCGCGAATTCATCACGCTCTCGCCCACGCGGCGGGGCGACCACCGCAGCCTGGTGCTCGCGTTCTTCGCGGTGCTGCCGCTGCAGTTCTGGATCGTGGGCAGCAAGATGTTCGACCTGTTCACGGTTTTCATCCCCGTCTATGTATTTCTGGCGCTGCCGGTGGTGAGCGCGCTGGCCAACGACCCCGAGCGCTTTCTGGAGCGCAACGCCAAGCTGCAGTGGGGCATCATGGTTTGCGTGTACGGCATGAGCCATGTGCCTGCGCTGCTGCTGCTCGACTTTCCGGGGTATCGCGACAAGGGCGCGTTTCTGGTGTTCTTTCTGGTGTTTGTGGTGCAGACGTGCATGGTGGTGCAACACCTGCTGGGGCGGCGCTTTACGCAAAAGCCCGTGGCGCCCAACGTGAGCCAGAGCTTTCAGTGGGCCAGCTGGGCGGCGGGTGTGGCCGCAGGCGGGCTGGCTGGCACGCTGCTCACGTTCATCACACCTTTCAAGCCGGGGCAGGCATTGGGCATGGCGCTGCTGGCCTGCCTGGCGGGCAGCCTGGGGCATCTGGTGATGAAGGCCCTGAAGCGCGACCGCGGTATCACCAGCTGGGGCATGCAGGGCATGTCGGTTACGGGCGCAGGCGGGCTGCTCGACCGGGTAGACGCGCTGTGCTTTGCCGCCCCCGTGTTCTTCCATTCGGTGCGCTGGTACTTCGGTTTATAG
- a CDS encoding lysophospholipid acyltransferase family protein: MLAKLMSFLLLGIVRLLTGSQARWYGCPPKAEQRIYFANHQSHADMVLIWAALPEELRTITRPIAAKDYWTKTPFRQWITTAVFNAVYVDRQATPARAAPAAPSEAVGVLEPLARAAADADTAMAGGPDPSPEAPPRAPTPEELRAALPPTDPLAPLVQALESGDSIVIFPEGTRGHGDEPQPFKSGLFKLAQMFPQVVLVPAWINNVQRVMPKGEVVPVPILCSVTFGAPIALERGEERRPFLDRARAAVLALRDI, encoded by the coding sequence ATGCTTGCCAAGTTGATGAGTTTCCTCCTGCTGGGGATCGTGCGCCTCCTCACGGGCTCCCAGGCGCGCTGGTACGGCTGCCCGCCCAAGGCCGAGCAGCGCATCTACTTTGCCAACCACCAGAGCCATGCAGACATGGTGCTGATCTGGGCGGCGCTGCCCGAAGAGCTGCGCACCATCACCCGCCCCATTGCGGCCAAGGATTACTGGACCAAGACGCCGTTTCGCCAGTGGATCACCACGGCGGTGTTCAACGCCGTGTATGTAGACCGGCAGGCCACGCCCGCCCGCGCTGCCCCGGCGGCGCCCTCCGAGGCGGTAGGCGTGCTGGAGCCCCTGGCCCGCGCCGCGGCCGATGCCGATACCGCCATGGCGGGCGGGCCCGACCCATCGCCGGAGGCCCCGCCGCGCGCACCCACACCCGAAGAGCTGCGCGCCGCCCTGCCCCCCACCGACCCGCTGGCGCCGCTGGTGCAGGCGCTGGAGAGCGGCGACTCGATCGTGATCTTTCCGGAAGGCACGCGCGGCCATGGCGATGAGCCGCAGCCGTTCAAGTCGGGCCTGTTCAAGCTGGCGCAGATGTTTCCGCAGGTGGTGCTGGTGCCCGCGTGGATCAACAACGTGCAGCGGGTAATGCCCAAGGGCGAAGTGGTGCCCGTGCCCATCCTGTGCTCGGTGACGTTTGGCGCGCCGATAGCGCTGGAGCGTGGGGAGGAGCGCCGCCCTTTTCTGGACCGCGCGCGGGCTGCCGTGCTGGCGCTGAGGGACATCTGA
- a CDS encoding AraC family transcriptional regulator — protein sequence MATLVPTSARHPQGLIPSGQLWLPRASLSACLRGSMVRSTVGYHLTDEQRINRFPATPLCSLSWWFEGRSEALVADRPDTMPGLHSPREAYPGRWVLAGPHTRPSSSYCAAPTHGMMVMFMPDALHLLTGLEPEALTNRVVDAQTVLPRDWIAMCEALQTQPDDAARMDCLESFLEPRWQACRPAHALQAQRYGDWAVHLAQRAAVSAPGRSLRQLERRIKRWAGLPLRELRGFGKAEQAFFDAIVAGENQGSVKWADVAASAGYSDQSHLCRATRRITGYAPQALYEGIHGDEAFWVYRIWAQ from the coding sequence ATGGCAACCCTGGTCCCCACTTCCGCAAGGCACCCGCAGGGGCTGATTCCCTCGGGCCAGCTGTGGCTGCCGCGCGCCAGCCTGTCGGCCTGCCTGCGCGGCTCCATGGTACGCAGCACGGTCGGCTATCACCTCACGGATGAACAGCGCATCAACCGTTTTCCGGCCACGCCGCTGTGCAGCCTGAGCTGGTGGTTTGAAGGACGCAGCGAAGCCCTGGTGGCAGACCGCCCCGACACCATGCCTGGCCTGCACAGCCCGCGCGAGGCCTACCCTGGTCGCTGGGTGCTGGCAGGCCCCCACACCCGGCCCAGCAGCAGCTATTGCGCAGCACCCACGCACGGCATGATGGTGATGTTCATGCCCGATGCTCTGCATCTGCTGACCGGACTGGAGCCCGAGGCGCTGACCAACCGCGTGGTGGATGCGCAGACCGTGCTGCCACGCGACTGGATTGCGATGTGCGAGGCGTTGCAAACCCAGCCCGACGACGCCGCCCGCATGGACTGCCTGGAGTCGTTTCTGGAACCCCGCTGGCAGGCCTGCCGCCCGGCGCACGCGCTGCAGGCACAACGCTACGGTGACTGGGCCGTGCACCTGGCGCAGCGCGCCGCCGTGTCGGCCCCGGGGCGCAGCCTGCGCCAACTGGAGCGCCGCATCAAGCGCTGGGCCGGGCTGCCCCTGCGCGAGCTGCGCGGCTTTGGCAAGGCAGAGCAGGCCTTCTTTGACGCCATCGTGGCCGGCGAAAACCAGGGCTCAGTGAAGTGGGCAGATGTGGCGGCGAGTGCGGGCTACTCCGACCAATCGCACCTGTGCCGTGCCACGCGGCGCATTACCGGCTATGCCCCGCAGGCGCTGTATGAAGGCATCCACGGAGACGAGGCGTTCTGGGTGTACCGCATCTGGGCCCAGTGA